Within the Corynebacterium sp. sy039 genome, the region CCACCATAGATAGATTCATGAATCGCCGCATACAGTGGCGCTTGCGCAAAGCTAACAGCCGCACCTACTTTAGCCAAGAAATCACCTTTGAGCTTTTTCTCCCCACGAACCTCATGAAAAGGATCCTCAAAAAGATACGCCAAAGAATAAAATCCATTCCCACGCCCAAGATCAATACCCACCGTACGCATTCTGCGCGAACTCAACCGCTCACCAGTTGGCAACAACTCCTGGGCATTATCAAGATGATGTGCCACTTCCCTAATGCGCTGGCTCACCCAAGGGAATTGGCTAAAAAATTGCTCTTGGCGATACGTCAATTTAGCAAAAGTATGCCGATACACCTCGTCAACACTCGCGCTTATCGACGGTAATCCCCCAGTTAAATATGCCTTTTCTACAGAATCAGGATAAGCACTCAAGTACGCAGTAATACAAAAACCACCAAAACTTTGCCCAAAGAGCGACCATTTCTTAATGCCCAAGGCTTGGCGGAGTTGTTCTGCATCAGCGACGATATTTTCTTGGCGTAGCGTCGAAAGGCGTGCCAGTGTGTTATCTTCTTGGCCGCTATATGCGTCAATACGGTGTGATCTGCCAGTGCCGCGTTGATCCAACAAAATCACACGATATTTTTTGAGTGCTTCGCCAATTAGTCCGCTCGGGGCAAGAGGACGAGGAGCCGGAAAACCAGGTCCGCCTTGCAAATAGAGCAAAGCTGGGAAATTCTCGCCACCATCAGGGATTATTTCTCTGGCAAAGAGGTCAAAGTGCTCAGTGGGATGAGCATAGTCCCAGGGTAGTGTAAGGGCATATTCTTTGATGGTATGCCCATAGTGGCGGCTGGTGGCAAGGGTAATAAGCTCAGAGTGCATAAGCTCGATCATAGGACTTCTCTATGCGGCGGTAAAATATGCGCTAGGATTAGTGCCCATGAGCTCTCCTGATACTACGCGCACCGCCAGTATTCGCACCTTAAAAGATAATTATGCCCGGGTGCAGGAGCGGATAGCCCATGCTGCTGAACACGCTGGTCGTAGCGCGGAGTCAGTTCGACTTATCGCAGTGAGCAAAACTTATCCACTCACTGTCATCCACAATGCTCTCAACGCTGGTATGACTATTTTTGGCGAAAATCGTCCACAGGAATTGGCGCAGA harbors:
- a CDS encoding alpha/beta fold hydrolase, producing the protein MTLATSRHYGHTIKEYALTLPWDYAHPTEHFDLFAREIIPDGGENFPALLYLQGGPGFPAPRPLAPSGLIGEALKKYRVILLDQRGTGRSHRIDAYSGQEDNTLARLSTLRQENIVADAEQLRQALGIKKWSLFGQSFGGFCITAYLSAYPDSVEKAYLTGGLPSISASVDEVYRHTFAKLTYRQEQFFSQFPWVSQRIREVAHHLDNAQELLPTGERLSSRRMRTVGIDLGRGNGFYSLAYLFEDPFHEVRGEKKLKGDFLAKVGAAVSFAQAPLYAAIHESIYGGIGAGSGATATAWSAHRIREEIPGYEEHADPRKADKYYLTGEHIFPWQFDEDPALAAFSAAAQELAQYQWQESPYNAQVLAQAEVPCAAAVYYDDIFVPLELSMETAHTYKDCRLHITNYYQHDGIGHDGAGIFALLDEKLRDH